In Kitasatospora sp. NA04385, a single genomic region encodes these proteins:
- a CDS encoding MFS transporter, producing the protein MGVRTGRVVHGTGRRIRRATSAEGAGESGLAKLIELHALNSFGDMLITVALASTIFFSVPTGEARGRVALYLLITMAPFALLAPVIGPLLDRLPNGRRSAMAMSMLARAVLAWVMAATVTGGGLALYPEALGVLVASKAYGVVRSVVVPRLLPAQLSLVKANSRVTLAGLLTTLVAGGVGGLLHLIGPGWPLRGAFVVFVIGTLMAFHLPHQVDSAKGEQRAELLAEPHGARPKGILRAVGPSVVMALRGVAALRWLVGFLVMFLAFLVRQDPPGGLPGTVALGLIAAAAGLGNALGSVLGSWLRTRGSEVMVTAVLALATAAAGAAALWYGVVTVAVVAGVAGMAASLGKLALDALIQRDVPEAVRTSAFARSETALQLSWVAGGAVGIALPLNAVLGLTVAAAVMTVMLLWTFRSLLRIGPRRSAARPRVA; encoded by the coding sequence GTGGGGGTGCGCACCGGGCGGGTGGTGCACGGGACGGGCCGGCGGATCCGGCGGGCGACGTCGGCGGAGGGCGCGGGCGAGTCGGGCCTGGCGAAGCTGATCGAGCTGCACGCGCTGAACTCGTTCGGCGACATGCTGATCACGGTGGCGCTGGCGTCCACCATCTTCTTCTCGGTGCCGACCGGCGAGGCCCGCGGCCGGGTCGCGCTGTACCTGCTGATCACGATGGCGCCGTTCGCGCTGCTCGCCCCGGTGATCGGCCCGCTGCTGGACCGGCTGCCCAACGGCCGCCGCTCGGCGATGGCGATGTCGATGCTGGCGCGGGCGGTGCTGGCCTGGGTGATGGCGGCGACGGTGACCGGCGGCGGGCTGGCGCTGTACCCGGAGGCGCTGGGCGTGCTGGTGGCGTCCAAGGCGTACGGGGTGGTGCGCAGCGTGGTGGTGCCGCGGCTGCTGCCCGCCCAGCTGTCGCTGGTGAAGGCGAACTCGCGGGTGACGCTGGCCGGTCTGCTGACCACGCTGGTGGCGGGCGGGGTGGGCGGGCTGCTGCACCTGATCGGCCCGGGGTGGCCGCTGCGCGGGGCGTTCGTGGTGTTCGTGATCGGGACGCTGATGGCCTTCCACCTGCCGCACCAGGTGGACTCGGCCAAGGGCGAGCAGCGGGCGGAGCTGCTCGCCGAGCCGCACGGGGCGCGCCCCAAGGGGATACTGCGGGCGGTCGGCCCGTCGGTGGTCATGGCGCTGCGCGGGGTGGCGGCGCTGCGCTGGCTGGTCGGGTTCCTGGTGATGTTCCTGGCGTTCCTGGTCCGCCAGGACCCGCCGGGCGGCCTGCCGGGGACGGTGGCGCTGGGCCTGATCGCGGCGGCGGCGGGGCTGGGCAACGCGCTGGGCTCGGTGCTGGGGTCGTGGCTGCGCACCCGCGGGTCGGAGGTGATGGTGACGGCGGTGCTGGCGCTGGCGACGGCGGCGGCGGGCGCGGCGGCGCTCTGGTACGGGGTGGTGACGGTGGCGGTGGTGGCGGGCGTCGCGGGGATGGCGGCGTCGCTGGGCAAGCTGGCGCTGGACGCGCTGATCCAGCGGGACGTGCCGGAGGCGGTGCGGACCTCGGCGTTCGCCCGGTCGGAGACGGCGCTCCAGCTGAGCTGGGTGGCGGGCGGCGCGGTGGGCATCGCGCTGCCGCTGAACGCGGTGCTGGGGCTGACGGTGGCCGCGGCGGTGATGACGGTGATGCTGCTGTGGACGTTCCGCTCGCTGCTGCGGATCGGGCCGCGCAGGTCGGCGGCCCGGCCCCGGGTGGCCTGA
- a CDS encoding HAD family hydrolase: MALTVGFDLDMTLLDTRPGIKATYDVLAAETGTVIDSDLAVSRLGPPLVHELANWFPPERLDAVADRYRELYVEHAIAPTLELPGALAAVAAVRAVGGRVLVITGKWEPNARRHLEGIGLEADVLVGDLWAEGKGEALRAHGAHVYVGDHLGDVLGARAAGAVAVGVATGPYGPAELTAAGADAVLRDLTEFPAWLAGHLAR; this comes from the coding sequence ATGGCTCTCACCGTCGGTTTCGACCTCGACATGACGCTTCTCGACACCCGCCCCGGCATCAAGGCCACCTACGACGTGCTGGCCGCCGAGACCGGCACCGTCATCGACTCCGACCTGGCGGTGAGCCGGCTCGGGCCGCCGCTGGTGCACGAGCTCGCCAACTGGTTCCCGCCGGAGCGCCTGGACGCCGTCGCCGACCGCTACCGGGAGCTGTACGTCGAGCACGCCATCGCGCCGACGCTCGAACTGCCGGGGGCGCTGGCCGCGGTGGCCGCCGTCCGGGCGGTGGGCGGCCGGGTGCTGGTGATCACCGGCAAGTGGGAGCCGAACGCCCGCCGCCACCTGGAGGGCATCGGCCTGGAGGCGGACGTGCTGGTCGGCGACCTGTGGGCGGAGGGCAAGGGCGAGGCGCTGCGCGCGCACGGCGCGCACGTGTACGTCGGCGACCACCTGGGCGACGTCCTGGGGGCCCGGGCGGCCGGCGCCGTCGCGGTCGGGGTGGCCACCGGCCCGTACGGCCCGGCCGAGCTCACCGCGGCCGGCGCGGACGCGGTGCTGCGCGACCTGACCGAGTTCCCCGCCTGGCTGGCCGGGCACCTGGCCCGGTAG
- a CDS encoding DUF3027 domain-containing protein — protein MRSRTPDRLCAEAVDLARQAVVDSVGEAVVGPHVKAGADAERVVTHTFECLDPAYRGWHWAVTVARAPRAKNVTLDEVALLPGAGAVLAPQWVPWSERLRPGDLGPGDLLPTGADDLRLEPGWTGEDEIAPNSALAEPAEDDPADGRPVPARAEIGAIAEELGLGRPRVLSRRGLHQAAERWENAYGPQTPMAQSAPASCDTCGFLVPIGGSLGQAFGVCGNEFGPADGQVVSLAYGCGAHSEAAVLPAPPVPSELILDETVVEPLPLHPDRASGSVEPDAPAEELGHA, from the coding sequence ATGCGAAGCCGTACCCCTGACCGGCTCTGTGCAGAGGCCGTCGACCTCGCCCGTCAGGCAGTGGTGGACAGCGTCGGAGAGGCCGTCGTCGGCCCCCACGTGAAGGCGGGCGCGGACGCCGAGCGCGTCGTGACCCACACCTTCGAGTGCCTCGACCCCGCGTACCGGGGCTGGCACTGGGCGGTCACCGTCGCCCGCGCCCCCCGCGCCAAGAACGTCACGCTGGACGAGGTCGCGCTGCTGCCCGGCGCGGGCGCCGTCCTCGCCCCGCAGTGGGTCCCGTGGAGCGAGCGCCTGCGGCCCGGCGACCTCGGCCCCGGCGACCTGCTGCCCACCGGCGCCGACGACCTGCGCCTGGAGCCCGGCTGGACCGGCGAGGACGAGATCGCCCCCAACTCGGCGCTCGCCGAGCCCGCCGAGGACGACCCCGCCGACGGCCGGCCCGTGCCGGCCCGCGCCGAGATCGGCGCCATCGCCGAGGAACTCGGCCTCGGCCGCCCCCGGGTGCTGTCCCGGCGCGGCCTGCACCAGGCCGCCGAGCGCTGGGAGAACGCGTACGGCCCGCAGACCCCGATGGCGCAGTCCGCCCCGGCCTCCTGCGACACCTGCGGCTTCCTGGTCCCGATCGGCGGCTCGCTCGGCCAGGCGTTCGGCGTCTGCGGCAACGAGTTCGGCCCCGCCGACGGCCAGGTCGTCTCGCTCGCCTACGGCTGCGGCGCGCACTCCGAGGCCGCCGTCCTCCCCGCCCCGCCCGTCCCCAGCGAGCTCATCCTCGACGAGACGGTCGTCGAACCCCTCCCGCTCCACCCCGACCGCGCCTCCGGCTCGGTCGAACCGGACGCGCCCGCCGAGGAACTCGGCCACGCGTAG
- a CDS encoding sacsin N-terminal ATP-binding-like domain-containing protein gives MPTRTQTTRRAARHVESRIIGSAASPEESDVFDTARLRHTVLAAWTAAPARFREDANAEEELALGGYRDRLIVELAQNAADAAARAGVTGRLRLALRDGVLAAANTGAPLDAAAVESLSTLRASAKRGDERAVVGRFGVGFAAVLAVSDEPAVLGHTGGVRWSLPEARALVSGIPQLTEELTRREGHLPVLRVPFAAGGEPPAGYDTVVVLPLRDAAAEDLTRRLLTEVDDALLLTLPGLSEVVIDTDGGVRTLTRTAHPPRPEQLPAVTVTDGERSTTWQTVSASGTAAPELLADRTTEERARPYWTLTWAVPVDEQGRPQRPRTAAVVHAPTPSDEPLGVPALLIASYPLDPTRRHVAPGPLTDFLTERAADAYADLLRARGADLHSLDLVPAPLGQGALDSALRAAVLERLPATPFLPHPRGTEEGTPALRPRDAVVLEGADHAVVEALAPIFPGLLPAGLERRTELRTLGVRRTPLAEVVDQLGGLDREPAWWRGLYAALAGADPESLGALPVPLADGRTVTGPRRVLLPSDAADWAGYEGYPEALAEALDLLDLRLAHPDAAHPLLAKLGAATATPAGVLDTPEVRAAVARSLELGEDDYDAAVDLADAVLALVRAAAPAVGEHPWLARLALPDDEGELARAGELLLPDSPLAHLVDEDEAAFVDDDLLERWGPEVLAAVGALSSFALVRAEDVVLDPDDLERLDPTAPADRAAGGAPTGLIDEAPDGLAEWCEDALEALHADDAGELGVPPVAAELLAVRDLDLVADDAWPEALALLARPPYRDAVVTPVRTLLPDGSYTDLPPYTAWWLRDHPVLDGREPAGLRAAGADPLLRGLYDEARTTLDPQFLHALGVRTTLNALLAEPHGPDELIDRLTDPLSEVSHRQLHGIYSLLAALPAERVEPLDVVRALAPLDAETGRRDDRTVIVDAGTAVVADAPDLVELLHDHAVLPVHPLLAPALAERLHVSLASEVAGGRVLSEGTLHRTPAVVRELLPGCPAVYEEHDELLVVGPDGEEAHVAWRWDTGASAPEAPYDPDTAEAADEDDEFDVPPVPGLLHAATPEGLAAGLAWSVHQWHRRFEILAALTEPDRAYELLAARDYE, from the coding sequence ATGCCGACTCGTACGCAGACCACGCGAAGGGCGGCTCGGCACGTGGAGTCTCGGATCATCGGCAGCGCGGCGTCCCCCGAGGAGTCGGACGTCTTCGACACGGCCCGGCTGCGGCACACCGTGCTCGCGGCGTGGACGGCCGCGCCCGCCAGATTCCGGGAGGACGCCAACGCCGAGGAGGAGCTCGCGCTCGGCGGCTACCGGGACCGGCTGATCGTCGAACTGGCGCAGAACGCCGCCGACGCGGCCGCCCGCGCGGGCGTCACCGGCCGGCTGCGGCTGGCGCTGCGCGACGGCGTGCTGGCCGCCGCCAACACCGGCGCCCCGCTGGACGCCGCCGCGGTCGAGTCGCTGTCCACCCTGCGGGCGTCCGCCAAGCGCGGGGACGAGCGGGCGGTGGTCGGCCGGTTCGGCGTCGGCTTCGCCGCCGTGCTCGCCGTCAGCGACGAGCCCGCCGTGCTCGGCCACACCGGCGGCGTGCGCTGGTCGCTCCCCGAAGCCCGCGCGCTGGTCTCCGGAATCCCGCAGCTCACCGAGGAGTTGACCCGGCGCGAGGGCCACCTGCCGGTGCTCCGGGTGCCGTTCGCGGCCGGGGGCGAGCCCCCCGCGGGCTACGACACGGTGGTCGTCCTGCCGCTGCGCGACGCCGCCGCCGAGGACCTCACCCGCCGCCTGCTCACCGAGGTCGACGACGCCCTGCTGCTGACCCTGCCCGGCCTGTCCGAGGTGGTGATCGACACCGACGGGGGCGTGCGCACCCTCACCCGCACCGCGCACCCGCCGCGCCCCGAGCAGCTGCCCGCCGTCACCGTCACCGACGGCGAGCGCAGCACCACCTGGCAGACCGTCAGCGCCTCCGGCACCGCCGCCCCCGAACTGCTCGCCGATCGCACCACCGAGGAGCGCGCCCGCCCGTACTGGACGCTCACCTGGGCCGTCCCGGTCGACGAGCAGGGCCGCCCGCAGCGCCCGCGCACCGCCGCCGTGGTGCACGCCCCCACGCCCAGCGACGAACCGCTCGGCGTGCCCGCGCTGCTGATCGCCTCCTACCCGCTCGACCCGACCCGGCGGCACGTCGCGCCCGGCCCGCTCACCGACTTCCTCACCGAGCGCGCCGCCGACGCCTACGCCGACCTGCTGCGCGCCCGCGGCGCCGACCTCCACTCGCTGGACCTCGTCCCCGCCCCGCTCGGCCAGGGCGCCCTCGACAGCGCGCTGCGCGCCGCCGTGCTGGAGCGGCTGCCCGCCACCCCGTTCCTGCCGCACCCGCGCGGCACCGAGGAGGGCACCCCCGCGCTGCGCCCGCGCGACGCCGTCGTGCTGGAGGGCGCCGACCACGCGGTGGTGGAGGCGCTCGCCCCGATCTTCCCCGGCCTGCTCCCGGCCGGCCTGGAGCGCCGCACCGAACTGCGCACCCTGGGGGTGCGCCGCACCCCGCTCGCCGAGGTGGTCGACCAGCTCGGCGGCCTGGACCGCGAACCCGCCTGGTGGCGCGGCCTGTACGCGGCCCTGGCCGGCGCCGACCCGGAGTCCCTGGGCGCGCTGCCCGTCCCGCTCGCCGACGGCCGCACGGTCACCGGCCCGCGCCGCGTCCTGCTGCCCTCCGACGCCGCCGACTGGGCCGGCTACGAGGGCTACCCCGAGGCGCTCGCCGAGGCCCTCGACCTGCTCGACCTCCGGCTGGCCCACCCCGACGCCGCGCACCCGCTGCTGGCCAAGCTCGGCGCCGCCACCGCCACCCCCGCCGGCGTCCTGGACACCCCCGAGGTGCGCGCCGCGGTCGCCCGCTCGCTGGAGCTCGGCGAGGACGACTACGACGCCGCCGTCGACCTCGCCGACGCCGTCCTGGCCCTGGTCAGGGCCGCTGCCCCGGCCGTCGGCGAACACCCCTGGCTGGCCCGCCTCGCCCTGCCCGACGACGAGGGCGAACTCGCCCGAGCCGGTGAACTCCTGCTCCCCGACAGCCCGCTGGCCCACCTGGTGGACGAGGACGAGGCCGCCTTCGTCGACGACGACCTGCTGGAGCGCTGGGGCCCCGAGGTCCTGGCCGCGGTCGGTGCGCTCAGCTCCTTCGCCCTGGTGCGCGCCGAGGACGTCGTCCTCGACCCCGACGACCTGGAGCGCCTCGACCCCACCGCCCCCGCCGACCGGGCCGCCGGCGGCGCCCCCACCGGCCTGATCGACGAGGCCCCCGACGGCCTCGCCGAGTGGTGCGAGGACGCCCTGGAGGCCCTGCACGCCGACGACGCAGGGGAGTTGGGCGTCCCGCCGGTCGCCGCCGAACTGCTCGCCGTCCGCGACCTCGACCTGGTCGCCGACGACGCCTGGCCCGAAGCGCTCGCCCTGCTCGCCCGGCCCCCGTACCGGGACGCCGTGGTGACGCCGGTGCGCACCCTGCTGCCCGACGGCAGCTACACCGACCTGCCCCCGTACACCGCCTGGTGGCTGCGCGACCACCCCGTCCTGGACGGCCGCGAACCGGCCGGCCTGCGCGCCGCCGGGGCCGACCCGCTGCTGCGCGGCCTCTACGACGAGGCCCGCACCACGCTCGACCCGCAGTTCCTGCACGCGCTGGGCGTGCGCACCACGCTGAACGCGCTGCTCGCCGAACCGCACGGCCCCGACGAGCTGATCGACCGGCTCACCGACCCGCTCTCCGAGGTCAGCCACCGCCAACTGCACGGCATCTACAGCCTGTTGGCCGCCCTCCCGGCCGAACGCGTCGAACCGCTGGACGTGGTCCGGGCGCTGGCCCCGCTGGACGCCGAGACCGGCCGCCGCGACGACCGCACCGTCATCGTGGACGCCGGCACGGCGGTCGTCGCCGACGCCCCCGACCTGGTCGAGCTCCTCCACGACCACGCCGTGCTGCCCGTCCACCCGCTGCTCGCCCCGGCCCTCGCCGAGCGCCTGCACGTCTCGCTGGCCAGCGAGGTGGCCGGCGGCCGGGTGCTCTCCGAAGGCACCCTGCACCGCACCCCCGCGGTGGTCCGCGAACTGCTGCCCGGCTGCCCCGCGGTCTACGAGGAGCACGACGAGCTCCTGGTCGTCGGCCCCGACGGCGAGGAGGCGCACGTGGCCTGGCGCTGGGACACCGGCGCGAGCGCCCCCGAAGCGCCCTACGACCCGGACACCGCCGAGGCCGCCGACGAGGACGACGAGTTCGACGTCCCGCCCGTCCCCGGCCTGCTGCACGCCGCCACCCCCGAGGGCCTCGCCGCCGGCCTGGCCTGGTCCGTCCACCAGTGGCACCGCCGCTTCGAGATCCTCGCCGCACTCACCGAACCGGACCGGGCGTACGAACTGCTGGCGGCCCGCGACTACGAGTAG
- a CDS encoding ABC transporter substrate-binding protein has product MPPPLSRRAALAGLGAALLTGCGPHVLPAGPPVPGSGEDTEQPTTPSPSPRPDVTVPAADGPVTVPGGAVRVVVLDTAELDSAMTLGITPVGAAKSPADAALPDYWPASRLAEVTVVGDIGAAPDTAAIRALRPQLILTNLARDAAHTEALRGIAPTVATRTTGASWKDDFQLHATALDRRGQAAAVVAAYGRHVDQARGALSSAGADGQRISLVRFVEGSPAVHVQARQNFPGSVLADLELPRPDAQNADRPDLPTAPTQLAAADGDLLLYAGHGDPDRNGLNAALASPAWQALGAVRAHRAFPVDDQLWFQGIGYTGAHFLIAELLHLLGAS; this is encoded by the coding sequence GTGCCACCCCCGCTCTCCCGCCGGGCCGCCCTCGCCGGGCTCGGCGCCGCCCTGCTCACCGGCTGCGGCCCGCACGTGCTGCCCGCCGGGCCGCCGGTGCCCGGCTCGGGCGAGGACACCGAACAGCCCACCACGCCCAGCCCCAGCCCGCGCCCCGACGTCACCGTCCCCGCCGCGGACGGGCCGGTCACCGTGCCCGGCGGGGCGGTGCGGGTGGTCGTCCTGGACACCGCCGAGCTGGACTCCGCGATGACCCTGGGCATCACCCCCGTCGGCGCGGCCAAGTCCCCGGCGGACGCCGCGCTGCCCGACTACTGGCCCGCCTCCCGGCTGGCCGAGGTCACCGTGGTCGGCGACATCGGGGCCGCGCCCGACACCGCGGCGATCCGCGCCCTGCGACCGCAGCTGATCCTCACCAACCTGGCCCGCGACGCCGCCCACACCGAAGCGCTGCGGGGGATCGCCCCGACCGTGGCGACCCGGACCACCGGCGCCTCCTGGAAGGACGACTTCCAACTGCACGCCACCGCCCTGGACCGGCGCGGCCAGGCCGCCGCCGTGGTCGCCGCCTACGGGCGGCACGTCGACCAGGCCCGCGGCGCGCTCTCCTCGGCCGGCGCCGACGGGCAGCGGATCAGCCTGGTCCGGTTCGTCGAGGGCTCCCCCGCCGTCCATGTCCAGGCCCGGCAGAACTTCCCCGGCAGCGTGCTGGCCGACCTCGAACTGCCCCGCCCCGACGCCCAGAACGCCGACCGCCCCGACCTCCCGACCGCCCCCACCCAGCTCGCCGCCGCCGACGGCGACCTGCTGCTGTACGCGGGCCACGGCGACCCCGACCGCAACGGCCTGAACGCCGCCCTCGCCTCCCCCGCCTGGCAGGCCCTGGGCGCCGTCCGCGCCCACCGCGCCTTCCCCGTCGACGACCAGCTGTGGTTCCAGGGCATCGGCTACACCGGCGCCCACTTCCTGATCGCCGAACTGCTGCACCTCCTCGGCGCGAGCTGA
- a CDS encoding futalosine hydrolase — translation MTAERTDEQPGPAAGLLVVVAVAAEAEAVRRGLGPGSGAGVLAAGVGPAAAAAGTAAELARGRYRLVLSAGIAGGFAPGAPVGSLVVADAVVAADLGAETPDGFADVTELGFGTVRHPVPPALAAALAGACGGAVGEVLTVSTVTGSAARAEALRRRHPRALAEAMEGFGVAEAAARCGIAAGELRAVSNAVGPRDRASWRIGEALAALEGAFAALPPVPHLLKEV, via the coding sequence ATGACCGCTGAGCGCACCGACGAGCAGCCCGGCCCCGCCGCCGGGCTGCTCGTCGTGGTGGCCGTGGCGGCGGAGGCCGAGGCGGTGCGGCGCGGTCTGGGCCCCGGTTCGGGGGCCGGGGTGCTGGCGGCCGGGGTCGGCCCGGCGGCCGCGGCGGCGGGGACGGCGGCGGAGCTGGCCCGCGGCCGGTACCGGCTGGTGCTGTCGGCGGGCATCGCGGGCGGTTTCGCGCCCGGGGCGCCGGTCGGCTCGCTGGTGGTGGCGGACGCCGTGGTGGCGGCCGACCTGGGCGCCGAGACGCCGGACGGCTTCGCGGACGTCACCGAGCTGGGTTTCGGCACCGTGCGGCACCCGGTGCCGCCCGCGCTGGCGGCGGCCCTCGCGGGGGCCTGCGGCGGGGCGGTCGGCGAGGTGCTGACGGTGTCCACGGTGACCGGCTCGGCGGCGCGCGCCGAGGCGCTGAGGAGGCGTCACCCGCGGGCGCTGGCCGAGGCGATGGAGGGTTTCGGGGTGGCCGAGGCGGCCGCCCGCTGCGGGATCGCGGCCGGTGAGCTGCGGGCCGTGTCCAATGCCGTCGGGCCGCGCGACCGCGCGTCCTGGCGGATCGGCGAGGCGCTGGCGGCCCTGGAGGGGGCCTTCGCGGCGCTGCCGCCGGTGCCGCACCTGCTCAAGGAGGTCTGA
- a CDS encoding DUF2771 family protein, which produces MSLSTRAIAGIAGVVVVGAASLGTGIYWAHDAGKPRENVATMVVGTSSTTAAPFCYNDGKPLDNDALSTCLDGIKQARKDGKLPTLDVRASDQIGVGVPEDLAKKGWFALTNGGSGGQTPLAGGAEGDVLTGVTYSGSKSAGSLMSANDVTSVTVVSQDKKTQEYYAVWAFDLNNKTS; this is translated from the coding sequence ATGAGCCTCAGCACCCGTGCCATCGCCGGTATCGCCGGCGTCGTCGTCGTCGGCGCCGCCTCCCTCGGTACCGGTATCTACTGGGCACACGACGCCGGCAAGCCCCGTGAGAACGTGGCGACGATGGTGGTCGGCACCTCCTCCACCACCGCGGCCCCCTTCTGCTACAACGACGGCAAGCCGCTCGACAACGACGCCCTCAGCACCTGCCTGGACGGGATCAAGCAGGCCCGCAAGGACGGCAAGCTCCCGACGCTGGACGTCCGGGCGAGCGACCAGATCGGCGTCGGCGTGCCCGAGGACCTGGCGAAGAAGGGCTGGTTCGCGCTGACGAACGGCGGCTCGGGCGGTCAGACCCCGCTGGCCGGCGGCGCCGAGGGCGACGTCCTGACCGGGGTGACGTACTCCGGTTCGAAGAGCGCCGGCAGCCTGATGTCCGCCAACGACGTGACCTCGGTGACCGTGGTCTCGCAGGACAAGAAGACCCAGGAGTACTACGCGGTCTGGGCCTTCGACCTGAACAACAAGACCAGCTGA
- a CDS encoding cold-shock protein codes for MPTGQVKWFNETKGYGFLSRDDGGEVFVHTKALPAGVTTLRPGQRVEFGIAAGHRGDQAMSVQLLDALPSVAAAQRKSADDMAPIVQDLITKLDSVLPGLQRGRYPGKPEGQKIAMVLRAIADQFDV; via the coding sequence ATGCCCACCGGCCAGGTCAAGTGGTTCAACGAGACGAAGGGCTACGGCTTCCTGTCGCGCGACGACGGCGGCGAGGTCTTCGTCCACACCAAGGCGCTGCCCGCGGGCGTCACCACGCTGAGGCCGGGTCAGCGCGTCGAGTTCGGGATCGCCGCGGGCCACCGCGGCGACCAGGCGATGAGCGTCCAACTGCTGGACGCACTGCCCTCGGTGGCCGCCGCCCAGCGCAAGAGCGCCGACGACATGGCCCCGATCGTCCAGGACCTGATCACCAAGCTGGACAGCGTCCTGCCGGGCCTGCAGCGCGGCCGCTACCCGGGCAAGCCGGAGGGCCAGAAGATCGCCATGGTGCTGCGCGCCATCGCCGACCAGTTCGACGTCTGA
- a CDS encoding esterase family protein → MGLTSHKVLALSALLSLLAVVGTVRIWPRLAGRGWLPVLGRLGTIVGTQLSVICTLALLANNSFAFYSSWDDLLGTGEDGPVTIQNQLTGRDPGVQRLSTENVRDTGATGRAPEQAGRLEKVRLPGASTGLSTEGYVYLPPQYFQPGYRDKRFPAVIAVTGFPGDARNLVTKLNYPSVQLKLIEQGGAKPTVLVLMRPSPAMPRDTECEDVPGGPQADRYFSADVPAALRASYRIASGPGAFGVIGNSTGGYCALKLAMRHPDVFAAAASLSGYYRAAEDPTTGDLFGGDQGRRDRADLGWRLAHLPAPATALLVGGSREGDGDYQEQTERFRAAAQGTATKVSAITLDSGGHNFTTWSRMLPAALGWLDGHLADPS, encoded by the coding sequence ATGGGTCTGACCAGTCACAAGGTGCTGGCGTTGTCGGCGCTGCTGTCGCTGCTCGCCGTGGTGGGCACGGTCCGGATCTGGCCCCGGCTGGCCGGGCGCGGCTGGCTGCCGGTGCTGGGCCGGCTCGGCACCATCGTCGGCACCCAGCTGTCGGTGATCTGCACGCTCGCCCTGCTGGCCAACAACTCCTTCGCCTTCTACAGCAGTTGGGACGACCTGCTGGGCACCGGCGAGGACGGCCCGGTGACCATCCAGAACCAGCTGACGGGCCGTGACCCGGGCGTCCAGCGGCTGTCCACCGAGAACGTCCGCGACACCGGCGCCACCGGCCGCGCCCCCGAGCAGGCCGGGCGGCTGGAGAAGGTCCGGCTGCCCGGGGCGTCCACCGGGCTGTCCACCGAGGGCTACGTCTACCTGCCGCCGCAGTACTTCCAGCCCGGGTACCGGGACAAGCGCTTCCCCGCGGTGATCGCCGTCACCGGCTTCCCCGGGGACGCCAGGAACCTGGTCACCAAGCTCAACTACCCGTCCGTGCAGCTGAAGCTGATCGAGCAGGGCGGGGCCAAGCCGACCGTGCTGGTGCTGATGCGGCCCTCCCCGGCGATGCCCCGGGACACCGAGTGCGAGGACGTGCCGGGCGGTCCGCAGGCCGACCGGTACTTCAGCGCCGACGTGCCCGCCGCGCTGCGCGCCTCGTACCGGATCGCGTCCGGGCCCGGCGCGTTCGGGGTGATCGGGAACTCCACCGGCGGGTACTGCGCGCTGAAGCTGGCGATGCGCCACCCCGACGTGTTCGCCGCCGCGGCGTCGCTGTCCGGCTACTACCGGGCCGCCGAGGACCCGACCACCGGGGACCTGTTCGGCGGTGACCAGGGGCGCCGCGACCGGGCCGACCTGGGGTGGCGGCTGGCGCACCTGCCCGCCCCGGCCACCGCGCTGCTGGTCGGCGGCAGCCGGGAGGGCGACGGCGACTACCAGGAGCAGACCGAGCGGTTCCGGGCCGCCGCGCAGGGCACCGCGACCAAGGTCTCGGCGATCACCCTGGACAGCGGCGGGCACAACTTCACCACCTGGTCCCGGATGCTCCCGGCCGCGCTCGGCTGGCTCGACGGGCACCTGGCCGACCCCTCCTGA
- a CDS encoding 1,4-dihydroxy-6-naphthoate synthase, with product MAEPLGVAYSPCPNDTFVFHAWAHGLVPGADAPEVRFADIDVTNGLAERGELDVLKISYGQLPWVLDEYALLPCGGALGRGCGPLVLTAGPVEAAALAGRRVAVPSERSTAYLLFRLWAARAVPGGFGEIVVLPFHEIMPAVRAGEVDAGLVIHEARFTYRRYGLHCLADMGEAWEADTGLPIPLGAIVARRSLGAERLRELADTVRQSVRAAWADPAASRAYVLAHAQEMDPAVAEQHIGLYVNEFTADLGADGYAAVRGLLTRAADQGLVPAVDPGALAFP from the coding sequence ATGGCCGAGCCGCTCGGCGTCGCGTACTCGCCCTGCCCGAACGACACCTTCGTCTTCCACGCCTGGGCGCACGGCCTGGTGCCGGGCGCCGACGCGCCCGAGGTCAGGTTCGCGGACATCGACGTCACCAACGGGCTGGCCGAGCGCGGCGAGCTGGACGTCCTGAAGATCTCCTACGGGCAGCTGCCCTGGGTGCTGGACGAGTACGCGCTGCTGCCGTGCGGCGGGGCGCTGGGCCGGGGCTGTGGGCCGCTGGTGCTGACGGCCGGGCCGGTGGAGGCGGCGGCGCTGGCCGGGCGGCGGGTGGCGGTGCCCAGCGAGCGCTCGACGGCGTACCTGCTGTTCCGGCTGTGGGCGGCGCGGGCGGTGCCCGGCGGGTTCGGCGAGATCGTGGTGCTGCCGTTCCACGAGATCATGCCGGCGGTGCGGGCGGGCGAGGTGGACGCCGGACTGGTGATCCACGAGGCCCGGTTCACCTACCGGCGGTACGGGCTGCACTGCCTGGCCGACATGGGCGAGGCGTGGGAGGCGGACACCGGGCTGCCGATCCCGCTGGGCGCGATCGTGGCCCGGCGCTCGCTGGGCGCCGAGCGGCTGCGCGAACTCGCCGACACCGTGCGGCAGTCGGTGCGCGCGGCCTGGGCCGACCCGGCGGCCTCCCGGGCGTACGTGCTGGCGCACGCCCAGGAGATGGACCCGGCCGTCGCCGAGCAGCACATCGGGCTGTACGTCAACGAGTTCACCGCGGACCTCGGCGCGGACGGCTACGCGGCGGTGCGCGGCCTGCTCACCCGGGCCGCCGACCAGGGACTCGTCCCCGCCGTCGACCCGGGCGCGCTGGCGTTCCCCTGA